TTCTcctgcagcagcagcagctgctgcatctgctgcttcggcTGCCAACAATGGCTCTTCCAAACATCGTCGTGATAGTATCAGTGCCGAACTTGTATCGTCATCAGTGAACCCACCTATCTCGCCAGTTCTAAACGCTGTTGACTCACATTACCTGTCTTCATCACTCAAGAACTCGATCACAACTGCCTACGCTGACGACGTGGATctagctgatgatgatatgaTGTTCCATAACTCCGTCATTCGCAAGCCCGTACGACCAAGTCATCTCTTGCAAGGAGCTCTTCGCAGCCGTCGTCACCGAAGGCCTTCACAAAAGATGCGTGAAAGAATTGCATTTGGTGCTGAGGGCCGTAACATGGACGACAGCGAtaatgacgatgatgacgagctCGAACGTGTTGGTGACCGCAACAGCGTCTTCGACGAAAATGTgtttgaagacgacgacgacgagctGGACGAGCTGGATTCTCTCGATGACCAAGAGGCCATGGACGACGCGATCCACCTCAGCATTCGACGACCCAGCCGCAACGGTGGCGACACCGACGACGAGGACTGGCAGGCCATCGGAGCAGCCAAACTCCGACGAGACACAGCAGCCACGATAGCACAGCTCAGTGCCAGCCACAGTCActaccaccaacaacaagcGGCAGACATCAAGCAGCCCACCCAGGACGACGTGGTCAAGCGCGAACAAGAGGCCATTGACGCCCTCGTCCAGCTCAAATCCATCTGACCGTGCACGCCACATCCATCGTCACAACCGCCTCACGACCCTACTATTATAGATCTCAGTTTACGAATTACGAAGCTCTTAATTATCCAGCCCAgtttctgcctccggcggctggggctccgccccagaccccgttgctcctgctccgcaggagactgctgggaccgtttacggaaacgactcgagcgaagcgagaggagctacggggtctggagcagagcccccagccgccagaaGCACTCCAACTACGGATAGTATGCGGATAGTTTTTTACATTGCATCAGAATATTACATATGTTCCTGAAATCGTCATCGGCATCATTTAACAGAGGGATTTTGGAGTGAaattttaaatattttagagaaaaaaaggGCCTTAGTCGtaaaatcatcttcatcgtcgaTACTAAAAAGAATCTTTTTCAAACACGCACCATGTCTGTCAGTGTCCTAGTGCAGGTATACTTTTTGCGAGTTTCTCTAAAGCAGACGCTTAGTTGCCCAAGGTGGGGAAGTCAGCTTGAGAGGTGATGTTGACCTTGGCTTGGGCACCAGCACGGCCACGTCcttggttgttgttgttggcgTTGTTACGACGGGGTCCGTTACGGGCACCACCACGAGCAGGGCGCTCGCTACGGTCGCCACGGTTGTTAGCAGGACGAGCAGGACCGGAGAAAGAGACGTCGGCCTCAATGATGGTCTTCTCCTTTCTGGTCTTGGTACGGACAGCCTTGGAACGAGCTTCGGGAACGAGCTCCTCGTCAGACTTCTTAACCTCGTTGGCATTGGCCCACTTGGCATCCTCAACACCCTCGTTAGCCTTACGGGCGGAACGGGAAGCATTGAGCTCAGCGTTCTTAGCGTTGAGCTCAGCATAGTACTCCTCAAGAGTCTTGGTGTTATCAGCCTCCTCCTCAGCAGGAGCGGCCTCGGCAGATTCAGCCTCAGTGGCATCCTCCTTGGCAATAGActcggcagcagcctcgTCATCGAGTTTCTTCTTGTCATCACCCCAGGCCTTGTTAACCTTCTTGTCAGAGTCGGTCTTGCCAGTTTGAGAGTGACGGTCGAAACGACGGTTGTTGGTCTTAGAACGGGGGGTCTCACCCTCGGCACCACCTCTGGAACGGTTGTTGGCACGGCCAACGTTCTTGTCCTTCAAGGCAGCCTCATTTCCACTAAGGGGCTTCTTGTTACCGGTAGCACGGGCAGGGTTGGCAcgagcaggagcagcatcagcctTCTTGGAGGAAGTGGTGTTCTTGACAACCTCCTTGACGGGGCCAGAAGAAACGGGAACAGAGGGAGAATCCTCGTCGTCGAGAAGAGCAAAGGGGTTCTACATATAAGTTAGTTTCAACACTCGTTTACTTCAACTCGACGAATGCTGTCAAGGTTATACCATCATACATCCGAGCAAAGGGATCTTGTTCAATTGAGATACTGcgacaaaaaagaaaccaaaaagaTAAAATCATAGACAAAATGCAAATTGTATAACCAAACGAGACCATAGGTAGATTTAAGCACCccaacatcaacagcgTAATCACATAATAGTTCAGCTGCCTACTAAAGTTGGCAATTTTTAAACGTGCGATCTCAACTGTTTCATGTTGGATGTGACAGGTCTAAATGACCAAATACCTAACTCGTCTATCTcattcttgttttcaagGTTCGACTAAAATGTACTCCACACTACTACATGATGCAATTACAGCAATTACGCTGTACGATCTTGCACTTTGCCAGTCCTAACCATTGAACCTTGACTTGCACACCCGCATCATGAACATATAACTCCATTCAAATTTGCTCgaattttcaagttcttaACAGGCCAGAAATCTCAATAATCAAAATAGCGGGTCGAACACCAGTACAAAGGAATTTTACGGTCTCCAAACGTCTATAACAGTCACAATTCACAAGTCCAGAACCCAGATGATTTTGCGCCCACCACATAATATATTTACCTTTGAAGCAACAGACATGGCCAATTTAGTCCTGAACTACACTACCTAGCGGAATTATCCCTGGATATGGCGGTGTTGTTGTATAATGTGTTTGACTAGATTTACTATAAACAGtaagagaagaagagaaggcaggagaaggaaaaaaaatgcaacaaTTGAGTGGGTGAAAAATTTTGACCAAAAAGAGATAATATGCAAGCTGGACCTCACCTTACCCTCTAGCTTTTAGAATGATGACCGCTTGACAACCTATTCTTATACAGGGGAATCTGCGCTTGCCCACAATTATAGCAACCATCCCTGCCAGCTCCCCAGCTCCCCAAATTATCCATTCCAAGCACAAATGAGTTCCTTCGCCTCCTACAATTGGAGGATTGGGCGCCTTCTTGTGAAATTTCGGTTATGTATATTGCTTCTAGTCAAGGTTGCCAGTCCGTGACCCACACCTAGACCACCAGCCCATTGACCACTCATTCCTATACCGAGTGCGGAGGCCCAGACCCTGAGGGAACGGGTTCTGCcaccggcggctggggctctgccccagaccccttagctcctgcttcgcaggagatggctgggactACCGAAGGAAACGACAAGAGAGGAGCGAGAagagcgagaggagcagctgggTCTGGAGCTCAGCGCAGCCACTGGAGGCCGTTCAGGTCATATCATGTGACGACGTGAGTTTATGCACCCCAGGTTTGTTTTCCGGTGCGGAGAAGTAGAACCCTGATTCGAGTGAATGCAGGTTCATTTCTTGGGGTAAGTGCCTGGAAGTTTATAGGATGTGTGGTGGGTAAAGGGGATTGATGCTCTGCTTGGACAAACATCCGCTCGGACCAAACACGGACATCAGCTGTGAGCGGGCCTGCATATCGGGCGCTGCCACTGCATATACGCTGGTGTGCGATAAGCAGTTATACATGAACCAGGCTCGTTCGGGAATAATCCAGGTGTGAGATGTTTTGAAAACGACGCAGAAATCTCGGCGAAGTGATTCTAGCACTGATCCCAGAAACtcgatattattttctgttgatactCGCGGGACCTATAGCCTATTCAGCTGATCCTAATTGAAAGACTGGGGGTCGAGATGAAAGCCACGCCTTCAGACGAGTGTGAGTCTGATGTGTTACTGCGGTTCTGTCCATATGGCTTATCGCTTATCCACTTATCCGAACGATCGCGATTAGCTTGTCCGGTAATTGTTCGGACTATTTACGCCCGCCGACATTCCTCCGGCATCCAGAATACTGGTGTTAGACATGCGGCGGTTTTTATGCAGTGTGGGGTAAAGTGGGGTATTTCCCCCCCTGAGTACCTATTGATCGTACTAATGGTAATAGTTTATTCGACAGCCCGTTGCCGATATCGTTTGTAGTTTACGTGGAGTTTAACCGGCGCCAGCACGGAAGCAGAGATCGTAATTTTGAGTTCAGGCTCTCACAAGACCCCACtttgaatatatatatatatatagggGTCTACAATTGCCCCGTTTCGTAGGTCTGGGAACGTGGTTCATTATCattttgaattatttaCGTCATCATTATTAAACTATTTTCATACTTGGATTCTGcttattttgtttatttgtttattctCCCTGGTTCTGTTTgttaaatatttcatcttcactatGCCACCGTCAACTGCTAAACAAAGACTAAGTCAAGTGCTATGTCATTTGTCTAGTCGGCCTGTGGCTACCAACGCCACAAATGGTTCTTTGGTTTCAGGGATTACTCAGAACCAGCCATTGTCTACTACTGCATTTGCTGTGAAGACTGAGGGAAAGCATCCTCATCACGTTCCTCCAGAAACAACTCCTGTCAACTTCCATCAACTAAACCCAACCTATTTCCTACCACGGTCCGCTCAAATTGAACCACAGGCTTTAGCAATTGTTCATAAGAGTGTCAATGGGAAGATTATCGAGAGAACTTACAAAGAATTTTCTGATAGAGTCATGGGACTTGCCTATTACTTCAAAAAACACAATTATAAGAGAATAGCTATTTTGGGCCCTAACACGCCTGCTCATCTTGAAACAATGTTTGCGgccgttgctgctggcggcATCACCATGGGTCTAAATTATCGGTTAAAGAAGTCAGAAATCGAATATATGCTTGATTTGGGTAAAGCTGATTTAGTagttgttgatgctgagtTTAAGGATCTTGCTGATGCAAAGCCTGGTAAACTCGAtgttattgttgatgaagatCTGGGAGATCCAAATTCCACTGCCTGCCAATATTCTTCAGCTGTTCGTGAAGGATTGGAGGCGGAAAATGGCCGTGGTTGGGCTGGTCTCGACGCTGAACATGTGAATGAGGATGCTCTTATTGGATTATACTTTACAAGTGGTACTACGGGAAGACCAAAAGCTGTCGAATATACCAACCGCGGTGTTTACCTCGCTGCCATGGCCAACATTGTTGAAGCCGGTTACAACAGTCAAGATATTTTTGGAAGGAACAGATGCCACTACCTATGGACCTTGCCAATGTTTCATGCTATGGGTTGGACCTGTCCACATGCAGTCACCGCTGTTAGAGGTACACATTTCTGCTTAAGAAAggttgatgctgattaTATCTGGGATTTGTTTCTTACCCGACGAATCACTCATATGAatgctgctcctactgTCAATTCTATGATCCTCAATTCACCCAAAGCGCAAAAGATTCCATATCAAGTGCGTGTGACTGTGGCAGCTTCTCCACCATCTGCTAAGCTTTTTGAAGATATGATTGATCACAACCTGTTCCCTGTGCACATGTACGGGCTCACCGAGACTTATGGGCCATTTACGAGAGCATACTTCAAAGAAGAATGGGCTGATCTTCCCAAGAAGGATCATTTCTCGTTATTGGCACGCCAGGGACACAGTTTTATCACCTCATCCGAGGTTCGTGTATTTAACGACAAGGCCGAAGAAGTGGCCAAAAACGGTAAAGAAATTGGCGAAATCGTTATTCGTGGAAACTTGGTCACTAAGGGATATCATGAGAACCACGAAGAGACTGCCAAGGCATACGGACGAGGCTGGTTCCGAAGTGGAGACTTGGCTGTTTGGCACCCTGATGGATCTATTCAAATCTTGGATCGTAAGAAGGACATCATcatttcagggggtgagAACATTTCATCAGTTGTTGTAGAGAGTATTATTGTCCGATAcccaaatatttttgaagcCAGTGTAGTTGGTGTTCCAGACGACCATTATGGTGAAGTgccatttgcatttgtcACTCTCAAGGATGTAAAACAACCCTTAGATAAAGAGGCTATTAGGGCGTGGATGAAGGGCGAAATCGGTGGCTTCCAAGTGCCAAAGGGCTTTGAAGTTGTTGATGACCTTCCCAAGACGTCTACTGGCAAAGTCCGAAAGAATGTACTCCGCGACCTCGCTAAGGGTTTGTATCAGAAGCGCTAATGTGGTCTATAGaatatattgtttttttatcaCAATTCAGACTTTTGTGTTGGAAGGGTCTAGCCTAAACCGCTTACGTCACAAGAGCGAGAACTGGGATGGGTCCAGACCCACAGAAGAGGACTTCTAGCATCCATGCTGTGGAGATAAGACAACTGGGAGTTTgtagaaaaaatatttacattATGTACATAAGCTACTCGCTAAACAACTTTGGCGATCTTCTGGAGATAGGCTGATCTCGCAAAACAGACTCAACATTGGCAAGCTTAGTTCTCGAGGCAGGGCGGatagcatcaacagcaataacCGAGAAAGAAACGTGACCACGGTCGTCCATGCTGGccttgttgatgatgaaattgTGAGCTTTGGTTCGATCAACCATACCTGGAGCCAATGTACTGTTGGAGACGAATCCACCAATACCGACAACACCGCTGTAGGTTTTGTCCAAAACACGACCAGGAACGGGCTTTGTCGTTCGGATGCCCTCAGGTGTATTAATGAGCGAACCCTTGAGCTTATAACTAAGACCAAGGGCCATTTTATGACGATAGTTGTGTGCAAAAGGAACTGTGGATCCAGGATCTAGTCCCAAAAATGAAGCCACCGTCTCTCTAGAATCCGCACTGGATGTACGGAAGCCATCTGGTGAGATCTTTTTAGTCTTAGCTAGGTATTCTCTGAATGCTAAACGCTTGTCGACACTGGACAAGTTCATGTCACGAACTTCTTTCTTAGTCAATGACTCAATGCTCTTTAGTTTCTTGGAATTGGCCTTAAAATGGCTATCGGCATCAGTAAGCTTGGCCAATTCTAATGGCACTTGCATCTCTCTAAATCTCTGCAGTTTGCGATGAAATCCTGTGTTTCCATCAAACTGGGCCAGGCCAACTTCACTATCCAGAGCAGATACATTAAGATACAATGACTTGTGTTTGCGAGGAATAGGACTTTTCAAACCCCAGTTACGTTTATGgaatgaagcagcagtggtgCCTACTACCTGATCTACTGGGTACCATTTGTTCTTTATCAGGtccgcagcagcagcagaaccTTTATCAGAAGCAGATTTATAAAGGCCCACAACACGCGAATTCCTTAAAAGGCTCGGGAATTGTGACATctttttttgaacttgtccCTTTAGCTTCTGGTGCAACTCAAATCATGAACATGTACAACATGAACATGAAAAATTAGAAATATACTTAACCTAACCCTGATAATTAAACTTGGTCAGAATTTGTAggaatcaaacaaaaaatgtcTATAgcttataaataaacatcAAATTCAGATAGTAGCGCTAAgatttatattttcaagatACGTAGATTACACATTTTCAGGTGAGGGAAGCTGAAAGTACCTTCTAGTGTATCCAGACGGTATATAAAAAAAGTCGCCGATCGATGCGTGCAAACTACTACTAGGTAAATTAGCTTGTGGTTTACAAGCAAAACCTCTTAGGGACATACGGTTGGGTCAAGATCTGAACccatattattataataatatgcAAATAATCTATTAAATAAGGAGTTTTTTTACTTAAAAACGTCATCAAGTTTGAGCCTAGGGGCGATGTTCATGGCCATGAGTTCTTGGAAAAGAAGTTTGGCTGCATATGGGATTGTGAGTTTAACGACTGTTTCACTGGTTCGACAGGAAGGACACCATCCATTATAACCCATCAGACCACAGGTCTGACAAACATCTACCTCGAAAGCGTCAGAGGAAATCATGAGACgttccaacaacaactgcGAAGCACCGTATGCAATTACACAATCACGTTCCATCTCACCGAGACGAAGACCACCATCACGGGATCTACCTTCGGTAGGTTGACGAGTCAGTACAGCTCTGGGACCTCTTGGACGGGCATGCATTTTATCCATAACCATGTGCTTAAGCttttgataataaatagggCCGAAGAAAATATACGCTTGAAGACACTCTCCCGTGATTCCCGAATACAGCATGTCTTTACCGGAGTAGCTGTACCCCTTTTCAACCAGGATTTTGGACATATCTGCTAGCTTGGATCCTCCAAAACATGTACCATATTGCAAAGACCCATCTAATACACCGGCCTTTCCAGAAACCAACTCAATCATTTTACCTACTGTCATACGAGAGGGGAAACCATGTGGATTCATAATGATATCAGGACAAACACCTGAATCACTAAACGGCATATCTTCTTGTTGGACAATAATACCACACACACCCTTTTGTCCGTGACGAGAGGAAAACTTGTCACCCAACTCTGGACGACGAGTTTGTCGTAGCAACACTTTGACAAGAGGCTGTTCCGACTCTGACGATGAAAGCATCACTTTATCGATGTAACTGGGCTCTGGCGCTTTATAGTTCATTGGCGTTGGTCTATATGCGTCCATTCCAGCTTGTCCATTTTGAATTGCTCCATTGGGATTGATCAGATTTTCACCTGCGTTGACTGGGACTGATTTGTTGATATAAGTTTGACCGGTTTCAATTCTAGCACCTACTTCTGCCAAACCGTCGGGTCCAAGAACCTCGTGTTGGAAAATTGGAACTGTGAATTTCTTCTGTTTGGGAccaatttttgtttcagcAGAAATACCTTCCAAACGATCTGATGTTTGATTGGGATATCTTTTGAGCACAGCAGTTGCTTTTTTCATGACTTGACATCGACCAAAACCACGGTCGATAGATGACTTGTTCAGAACGAGAGCATCCTCAATATCGTAACCAGAATAACTCATAACTGCAACAGTGGCGTTTTGTCCTGCTGGCAGCTTATCATAGTCAATCAACTCTATGGTTTTAGTCTTTACCATTGGCTGTTGTGGATACACCATAAGATACAATAATGTGTCGATACGGTTAAGTTGATTATAGGCGATAGCCCCAATAGCTTGTTTACCCATTGCACATTGATAGGTATTACGAGGCGATTGATTATGATGAGGATATGGAATCaaaccagcaacagcaccaaGTACTGTGAAGACTTCAATCTCAAGATGCGTGGTTTCGGAAGTAACGTCAGGCTCATATAGCGCAATATAACTATCGTTTTCTTCATTACAGTCCAGGTATTCTACCAGTCCTTCCTTAAGGAAATCATCAAACACCATTTCACCAGCTAGCAGCTTCTTAAGGTGATGATCTTTGACTAGTGGTTGACCATTAGTAACAATGATAAGGGGTCGACAAATTCTGCCACCATCAGTAGCAATATGCACGGCATTGTGATGATGGTTACAGTACACACTAATAAACTCCGATACCTTTCCTGTTCTTCTCAGTTGTCTGAAAGACTTGACAAATTTAGATGGAAATCTGGTAATACCTACAGGAGTACCGTTCAGATAAACACCATATGTTCCAGGTGAATGCAGTTCGTGACCTCCAATAATTGAAATGTCTTCAACACCCAATACCATACAGCATTTACGAATtggatcttcttcaacatcagttGTGATATGTGTCATGAGAGCCAGATTTTTAACCAAACCACATGCTTCACCTTCTGGGGTATCAGATGTACATAACATGCCAAATTGCGAAGGTTGCAAGGCACGAGGCCCTGACACTTTTCTTGACTTCTCGAACTGAGAAGAAATACGTGTCATCATACCAAGAGCTGATATATAACTGAGTCTACTTAAAACATGTGTGACACCAGCTCTTTCCATCTTGAATCTCTTCAGAGACCAGTTACCAGTAGAAATAGCTCTATTCATTCCCATAGTGATGTTACTGCTATGAATGGTGATGTTAAGAAGAGCATCAAACTCATTTGTACGATTAGGCTTTTTCAAAACCTTGTCAATGTTAGCCTTGAAGTCA
The Sugiyamaella lignohabitans strain CBS 10342 chromosome A, complete sequence genome window above contains:
- the RET1 gene encoding DNA-directed RNA polymerase III core subunit RET1 (Second-largest subunit of RNA polymerase III; RNA polymerase III is responsible for the transcription of tRNA and 5S RNA genes, and other low molecular weight RNAs; GO_component: GO:0005666 - DNA-directed RNA polymerase III complex [Evidence IDA] [PMID 10611227]; GO_component: GO:0005666 - DNA-directed RNA polymerase III complex [Evidence IDA] [PMID 3905793]; GO_component: GO:0005634 - nucleus [Evidence IEA,IEA]; GO_function: GO:0003677 - DNA binding [Evidence IEA]; GO_function: GO:0003899 - DNA-directed RNA polymerase activity [Evidence IEA,IEA,IEA]; GO_function: GO:0001056 - RNA polymerase III activity [Evidence IDA] [PMID 3905793]; GO_function: GO:0046872 - metal ion binding [Evidence IEA]; GO_function: GO:0016779 - nucleotidyltransferase activity [Evidence IEA]; GO_function: GO:0032549 - ribonucleoside binding [Evidence IEA]; GO_function: GO:0016740 - transferase activity [Evidence IEA]; GO_process: GO:0042797 - tRNA transcription from RNA polymerase III promoter [Evidence IGI] [PMID 2199311]; GO_process: GO:0042797 - tRNA transcription from RNA polymerase III promoter [Evidence IDA] [PMID 3905793]; GO_process: GO:0006351 - transcription, DNA-templated [Evidence IEA]), which codes for MNELMKPMYKGRALTDAVNTVEDKWNLLPAFLKVKGLVKQHLDSFNYFIETDLKKIVKANEKILSDVDPEFYLKYLDIKVGTPQRKDVHSFSNDITPHECRLRDLTYAAPIFVDVEYTRGKKIVVHRNLEIGRMPIMLRSSKCVLTNKTEEEMAKLDECPLDPGGYFIVNGTEKVILVQEQLSKNRIIVETDEKKGIVQASVTSSTHERKSKTYVLTKNGKIYLKHNSVSEEIPIVLVLKAAGIVTDHEIMELVAGPDATYQESFAINFEECSKLGVQTQQQALEYLGSKVKTVRRLNAPKLTALQEGMEALATTIIAHISVHDLDFREKALYMAIMTRRVLMAIANPKMVDDRDYVGNKRLELAGQLMSLLFEDLFKKFNSDFKANIDKVLKKPNRTNEFDALLNITIHSSNITMGMNRAISTGNWSLKRFKMERAGVTHVLSRLSYISALGMMTRISSQFEKSRKVSGPRALQPSQFGMLCTSDTPEGEACGLVKNLALMTHITTDVEEDPIRKCCMVLGVEDISIIGGHELHSPGTYGVYLNGTPVGITRFPSKFVKSFRQLRRTGKVSEFISVYCNHHHNAVHIATDGGRICRPLIIVTNGQPLVKDHHLKKLLAGEMVFDDFLKEGLVEYLDCNEENDSYIALYEPDVTSETTHLEIEVFTVLGAVAGLIPYPHHNQSPRNTYQCAMGKQAIGAIAYNQLNRIDTLLYLMVYPQQPMVKTKTIELIDYDKLPAGQNATVAVMSYSGYDIEDALVLNKSSIDRGFGRCQVMKKATAVLKRYPNQTSDRLEGISAETKIGPKQKKFTVPIFQHEVLGPDGLAEVGARIETGQTYINKSVPVNAGENLINPNGAIQNGQAGMDAYRPTPMNYKAPEPSYIDKVMLSSSESEQPLVKVLLRQTRRPELGDKFSSRHGQKGVCGIIVQQEDMPFSDSGVCPDIIMNPHGFPSRMTVGKMIELVSGKAGVLDGSLQYGTCFGGSKLADMSKILVEKGYSYSGKDMLYSGITGECLQAYIFFGPIYYQKLKHMVMDKMHARPRGPRAVLTRQPTEGRSRDGGLRLGEMERDCVIAYGASQLLLERLMISSDAFEVDVCQTCGLMGYNGWCPSCRTSETVVKLTIPYAAKLLFQELMAMNIAPRLKLDDVFK